A single Cellulomonas sp. SLBN-39 DNA region contains:
- the manA gene encoding mannose-6-phosphate isomerase, class I — protein MQRLHPALQHYAWGSPTAIPQILCAAPDGRPVAEAWFGAHPSAPSGLGDDGTPLDVALAADPDGALGPDVVSRFGAQLPFLLKLIAAAQPLSLQVHPSVDLAHEGYAAEDARGVALDDPARSYRDRNHKPELVYALTRFEALVGFRAPRRAAEILAGLDHPVARRLHKTILEDPTSEGMRAAFTELVSRETRPTPEEVADLAALFRRRRFEGSPSPRTDHAVELLAAAHPGDPGAITAVLLNPVTLQPGEAFFVPAGAVHAYLSGLAVELMANSDNVLRAGLTVKHVDVPELLRAVDCVAAPPIRIAPEHAFDATDVFYAPVDDFELSVTRAEDARPARVPGGGPRVVLCLDGDVRLQTATGDEIALLGGQAAFVTADDGALHVQGSGRVVQAAVP, from the coding sequence GTGCAGCGACTGCACCCGGCCTTGCAGCACTACGCGTGGGGCTCGCCGACCGCCATCCCGCAGATCCTGTGCGCCGCGCCCGACGGGCGGCCGGTCGCGGAGGCGTGGTTCGGCGCCCACCCGTCCGCGCCCTCGGGCCTGGGGGATGACGGGACGCCCCTGGACGTCGCGCTCGCCGCCGACCCCGACGGTGCCCTCGGCCCCGACGTCGTCTCGCGGTTCGGCGCGCAGCTGCCCTTCCTGCTCAAGCTCATCGCCGCGGCCCAGCCGCTGTCGCTGCAGGTCCACCCCAGCGTCGACCTCGCCCACGAGGGCTACGCCGCCGAGGACGCCCGCGGCGTCGCGCTCGACGACCCGGCCCGCAGCTACCGCGACCGCAACCACAAGCCCGAGCTGGTGTACGCCCTGACCCGGTTCGAGGCGCTCGTGGGCTTCCGGGCCCCGCGCCGGGCGGCGGAGATCCTCGCCGGCCTCGACCACCCCGTGGCCAGGCGCCTGCACAAGACCATCCTCGAGGACCCGACGTCCGAGGGCATGCGGGCCGCGTTCACGGAGCTGGTCTCGCGCGAGACGCGCCCGACGCCCGAGGAGGTCGCGGACCTCGCGGCGCTGTTCCGCCGCCGCCGGTTCGAGGGGTCGCCCTCGCCGCGCACCGACCACGCGGTCGAGCTGCTGGCCGCCGCCCACCCCGGGGACCCGGGCGCCATCACCGCCGTCCTGCTCAACCCCGTCACGCTCCAGCCGGGGGAGGCGTTCTTCGTCCCCGCGGGGGCCGTGCACGCGTACCTGTCGGGGCTGGCCGTCGAGCTCATGGCCAACTCCGACAACGTGCTGCGCGCCGGGCTGACCGTCAAGCACGTCGACGTGCCCGAGCTGCTGCGCGCGGTGGACTGCGTCGCCGCGCCGCCGATCCGGATCGCCCCCGAGCACGCCTTCGACGCGACCGACGTCTTCTACGCCCCGGTCGACGACTTCGAGCTGTCGGTGACCCGCGCCGAGGACGCCCGGCCGGCGCGCGTGCCCGGCGGCGGTCCCCGCGTCGTGCTGTGCCTCGACGGGGACGTGCGCCTGCAGACCGCGACGGGTGACGAGATCGCGCTCCTCGGCGGGCAGGCGGCCTTCGTGACGGCGGACGACGGCGCGCTGCACGTGCAGGGCAGCGGGCGCGTCGTCCAGGCGGCCGTGCCCTGA
- a CDS encoding ABC transporter ATP-binding protein, giving the protein MEPTTHPSTAPPAASSARGLTKVYGTGAAQVRALDGVDVDFAAGRFTAIMGPSGSGKSTLMHCLAGLDQATSGTVHLGATEITRLGDDALTRLRRDRVGFVFQSFNLLPMFTAEQNIVLPLDLAGAKVDPAWLATLVQTLGLGQRLTHRPSELSGGQQQRVAIARALVAQPEVVFADEPTGNLDSRSGAEVLSFLRRSVRELGRTIIMVTHDPTAAAYADRVVLLADGRIAGDISDPTPEAVLAGLEGLRALESSSDEPVHGGAVRA; this is encoded by the coding sequence ATGGAACCCACGACCCACCCGTCCACCGCACCACCGGCCGCCTCGTCCGCGCGGGGCCTGACGAAGGTCTACGGCACCGGTGCCGCGCAGGTCCGGGCGCTCGACGGCGTCGACGTCGACTTCGCCGCCGGCCGCTTCACCGCGATCATGGGCCCGTCGGGCTCGGGCAAGTCGACGCTGATGCACTGCCTGGCGGGGCTGGACCAGGCCACGTCGGGCACCGTCCACCTGGGGGCGACGGAGATCACCCGGCTCGGGGACGACGCGCTGACCCGGCTGCGCCGCGACCGCGTGGGGTTCGTGTTCCAGTCGTTCAACCTGCTGCCCATGTTCACGGCGGAGCAGAACATCGTGCTGCCGCTGGACCTGGCAGGTGCGAAGGTCGACCCGGCCTGGCTGGCGACGCTGGTGCAGACCCTGGGCCTGGGGCAGCGGCTGACGCACCGGCCGAGCGAGCTGTCCGGCGGGCAGCAGCAGCGTGTCGCGATCGCGCGGGCGCTGGTCGCGCAGCCCGAGGTCGTCTTCGCCGACGAGCCGACGGGCAACCTGGACTCCCGGTCGGGCGCGGAGGTGCTGAGCTTCCTGCGCCGGTCCGTCCGCGAGCTGGGCCGCACGATCATCATGGTCACGCACGACCCGACGGCTGCCGCGTACGCGGACCGGGTGGTGCTCCTCGCGGACGGCCGGATCGCCGGGGACATCTCCGACCCGACCCCCGAGGCCGTGCTGGCGGGCCTCGAGGGCCTGCGGGCGCTGGAGTCGTCGTCCGACGAGCCCGTCCACGGCGGGGCGGTGCGCGCCTGA
- a CDS encoding sensor histidine kinase, giving the protein MTRWERVLRWEERHRLAVDATLAAALALVAVPFAADLTYGDAGGTAASFFLAAALVTPLAWRRVRPELSAALVYAAGLAQLALGIPLLLPADVAVLLALYSVTVHGSRWAYRLALWGCLAGTAVVAWSGGGGAGGAAFVSVFLWSITGSVWAFGLVRRSRRETLEALVDRAERLERERDQQAVIGAAAERARIAREMHDIVAHSLSVMIAQADGGRYAAAADPGAATRALGTIAETGRAALTDMRRLLGVLRADDVVPDADPGVLPGARPGTVDGTAPPERPAATLVPTAPQPAADDVEGLVTQLRASGMRVSLVRLGTSRQLPPGAGLTIYRIAQEALTNVLKHAGPDPTVTVLLQWRPATVSVEVSDDGRGAAAGGDGLGQGLRGMRERAAMFGGTVTAGPRPGGGYRVRAQLPTPDARGPADAPAPAAEGTPA; this is encoded by the coding sequence GTGACACGCTGGGAACGGGTGCTGCGGTGGGAGGAGCGCCACCGCCTCGCGGTCGACGCCACGCTCGCCGCCGCGCTCGCACTGGTGGCCGTACCGTTCGCGGCGGACCTGACCTACGGCGACGCCGGCGGCACCGCCGCGTCGTTCTTCCTCGCCGCGGCCCTGGTGACGCCCCTCGCGTGGCGACGTGTGCGTCCCGAGCTCTCGGCGGCGCTGGTGTACGCCGCGGGCCTCGCCCAGCTCGCGCTCGGGATCCCGCTGCTGCTGCCGGCCGACGTCGCCGTCCTGCTGGCCCTGTACTCGGTGACGGTGCACGGGAGCCGCTGGGCCTACCGACTGGCCCTGTGGGGGTGCCTCGCGGGGACCGCCGTGGTGGCCTGGAGCGGCGGCGGGGGCGCCGGCGGGGCGGCGTTCGTGTCGGTGTTCCTGTGGTCGATCACGGGGAGCGTGTGGGCGTTCGGGCTCGTGCGGCGCAGCCGGCGCGAGACGCTCGAGGCCCTCGTCGACCGCGCCGAGCGCCTCGAGCGCGAGCGCGACCAGCAGGCGGTCATCGGCGCCGCCGCGGAGCGCGCGCGCATCGCACGCGAGATGCACGACATCGTGGCCCACTCGCTGTCGGTGATGATCGCGCAGGCCGACGGCGGCCGGTACGCCGCCGCCGCCGACCCGGGGGCCGCGACGCGCGCGCTCGGCACCATCGCCGAGACCGGACGCGCCGCACTGACCGACATGCGCCGCCTGCTGGGGGTCCTGCGGGCCGACGACGTCGTCCCGGACGCCGACCCGGGTGTGCTGCCCGGGGCCCGGCCCGGCACGGTCGACGGCACCGCACCGCCGGAGCGTCCCGCGGCGACGCTCGTCCCGACCGCCCCCCAGCCGGCCGCGGACGACGTCGAGGGGCTGGTCACCCAGCTGCGGGCCAGCGGCATGCGGGTCTCGCTGGTCCGCCTCGGCACCTCGCGCCAGCTGCCGCCCGGTGCCGGCCTGACGATCTACCGGATCGCGCAGGAGGCCCTGACCAACGTGCTCAAGCACGCCGGGCCCGACCCCACCGTCACCGTGCTGCTCCAGTGGCGCCCGGCGACCGTGAGCGTCGAGGTGTCCGACGACGGGCGCGGCGCGGCCGCGGGAGGCGACGGCCTCGGCCAGGGGCTGCGCGGCATGCGGGAGCGGGCCGCGATGTTCGGCGGCACGGTCACCGCCGGCCCCCGGCCCGGCGGCGGGTACCGCGTGCGTGCCCAGCTGCCCACGCCCGACGCCCGCGGACCCGCCGACGCCCCTGCCCCCGCCGCGGAAGGAACCCCCGCATGA
- a CDS encoding response regulator transcription factor, with protein sequence MTQVLLAEDDPAIAEPLARALGREGYDVRVQGTGQGAIDGAGSADLVVLDLGLPDMDGLDVARAIRAQGLTTPVLVLTARADEVDLVVGLDAGADDYVTKPFRLAELLARVRALLRRTVGEPADEDELHAQNVRVDVAAHRAFQGDRELHLTAKEFELLRVLVAAAGTVVSRDTLMREVWGSDPTGSTKTLDMHVSWLRRKLGDDANAPRYVTTVRGMGFRFETGASGADRT encoded by the coding sequence ATGACCCAGGTGCTTCTGGCGGAGGACGACCCGGCGATTGCCGAGCCTTTGGCTCGGGCACTGGGACGTGAAGGGTACGACGTGCGTGTGCAAGGCACGGGTCAAGGCGCCATCGACGGTGCCGGCTCGGCCGACCTCGTCGTGCTCGACCTCGGGCTGCCCGACATGGACGGCCTCGACGTCGCGCGCGCCATCCGCGCCCAGGGCCTGACCACGCCCGTCCTCGTGCTCACCGCGCGGGCCGACGAGGTCGACCTCGTCGTCGGCCTGGACGCCGGTGCCGACGACTACGTCACCAAGCCCTTCCGGCTCGCCGAGCTCCTGGCCCGCGTCCGGGCGCTGCTGCGGCGCACGGTCGGCGAGCCCGCCGACGAGGACGAGCTGCACGCGCAGAACGTGCGCGTCGACGTCGCCGCGCACCGCGCGTTCCAGGGTGACCGCGAGCTGCACCTGACCGCCAAGGAGTTCGAGCTGCTGCGCGTGCTCGTCGCCGCGGCCGGCACCGTCGTCTCGCGCGACACGCTCATGCGCGAGGTGTGGGGCTCGGACCCGACCGGCTCGACGAAGACCCTGGACATGCACGTGTCGTGGCTGCGCCGCAAGCTCGGCGACGACGCCAACGCCCCGCGCTACGTCACGACCGTGCGCGGCATGGGGTTCCGGTTCGAGACCGGTGCGAGCGGCGCCGACCGGACCTGA
- the purE gene encoding 5-(carboxyamino)imidazole ribonucleotide mutase, translated as MSTPPTPAPLVGIVMGSDSDWPVMEAAAQALAEFDVPVEVDVVSAHRQPDKMVAYGRTAAERGLRVVVAGAGGAAHLPGMLAAVTPLPVVGVPVPLAHLDGMDSLLSIVQMPAGVPVATVSVGGARNAGLLAVRILAAGTDAEAERLRTAMLAFQDDLRAQADAKGARLRARASGRPTTGFGA; from the coding sequence ATGAGCACCCCGCCCACCCCCGCGCCGCTCGTCGGCATCGTCATGGGCTCGGACTCCGACTGGCCCGTCATGGAGGCCGCCGCGCAGGCGCTCGCCGAGTTCGACGTGCCGGTCGAGGTCGACGTCGTCTCCGCGCACCGGCAGCCCGACAAGATGGTCGCCTACGGCCGCACGGCCGCCGAGCGGGGCCTGCGCGTCGTCGTCGCCGGGGCCGGCGGCGCCGCCCACCTGCCGGGCATGCTCGCCGCCGTCACGCCCCTGCCCGTCGTCGGGGTGCCCGTCCCGCTCGCCCACCTCGACGGCATGGACTCCCTGCTCTCGATCGTGCAGATGCCCGCCGGCGTCCCCGTCGCGACCGTGTCCGTGGGCGGGGCCCGCAACGCCGGGCTCCTGGCCGTGCGGATCCTCGCGGCCGGCACGGACGCCGAGGCCGAGCGCCTGCGCACCGCGATGCTCGCGTTCCAGGACGACCTGCGCGCGCAGGCGGACGCGAAGGGCGCGCGCCTGCGGGCCCGTGCCTCGGGCCGCCCCACGACCGGGTTCGGCGCCTGA
- a CDS encoding 5-(carboxyamino)imidazole ribonucleotide synthase: MTVPRVAVVGGGQLARMMAGPATALGVHLRVLVEAAGSSAAQAVADAPVGAAADTDAVGALVEGADVLTFEHEHVPGPVLDGVLAAGVPVRPAPHALLHAQDKIVMRTRLTALGVPCPRWAPVADAAALAAFLADVGGRAVVKTARGGYDGKGVRVVSDPADVADWLAAAQAGTGPALLAEELVPFRRELAALVARRPSGEVALWPVVESVQTDGVCDEVVAPAPDLHEGTARQALDVARRVVEGLDVTGVLAVELFEVDDPDGGAPRVLVNELAMRPHNSGHWTIDGSVTSQFEQHLRAVLDLPLGATAARAPWTVMANVLGSTLDAPTDALADVLATDPAAKVHLYGKDVRPGRKLGHVTVAGDDLADVRARARAAAALLRGEHRAAHAPTEDA; the protein is encoded by the coding sequence GTGACCGTTCCCCGTGTCGCCGTCGTCGGCGGCGGACAGCTCGCCCGCATGATGGCCGGACCCGCGACCGCGCTGGGCGTGCACCTGCGGGTGCTCGTCGAGGCCGCCGGGTCGTCGGCCGCCCAGGCCGTCGCCGACGCCCCCGTCGGGGCCGCGGCCGACACCGACGCGGTCGGTGCGCTCGTCGAGGGTGCCGACGTGCTCACGTTCGAGCACGAGCACGTGCCCGGACCCGTCCTCGACGGCGTCCTCGCCGCCGGGGTGCCCGTGCGCCCGGCCCCGCACGCCCTGCTGCACGCGCAGGACAAGATCGTCATGCGCACGCGGCTGACCGCGCTCGGCGTGCCGTGCCCGCGGTGGGCCCCCGTCGCCGACGCCGCCGCGCTCGCCGCGTTCCTCGCGGACGTCGGCGGGCGGGCGGTCGTGAAGACCGCCCGCGGCGGGTACGACGGCAAGGGCGTGCGCGTCGTCTCCGACCCCGCCGACGTGGCCGACTGGCTGGCGGCCGCGCAGGCCGGCACCGGACCCGCGCTGCTGGCGGAGGAGCTCGTCCCGTTCCGCCGGGAGCTGGCCGCGCTCGTCGCCCGGCGCCCGTCCGGCGAGGTCGCGCTGTGGCCCGTCGTGGAGTCCGTGCAGACCGACGGGGTGTGCGACGAGGTCGTCGCCCCCGCCCCCGACCTGCACGAGGGCACCGCCCGGCAGGCGCTCGACGTCGCCCGCCGCGTCGTCGAGGGGCTCGACGTCACCGGCGTCCTCGCCGTCGAGCTCTTCGAGGTCGACGACCCCGACGGCGGCGCCCCGCGCGTGCTCGTCAACGAGCTCGCGATGCGCCCCCACAACTCCGGGCACTGGACCATCGACGGGTCGGTGACCAGCCAGTTCGAGCAGCACCTGCGCGCCGTGCTCGACCTGCCCCTCGGCGCGACCGCCGCGCGGGCCCCGTGGACGGTCATGGCGAACGTGCTCGGCAGCACGCTCGACGCCCCGACCGACGCACTGGCCGACGTCCTGGCCACCGACCCCGCCGCCAAGGTGCACCTGTACGGCAAGGACGTGCGGCCGGGCCGCAAGCTCGGCCACGTGACCGTCGCCGGCGACGACCTGGCCGACGTGCGCGCCCGCGCGCGGGCGGCCGCAGCCCTGCTGCGCGGCGAGCACCGCGCGGCCCACGCACCCACGGAGGACGCATGA
- a CDS encoding ABC transporter permease: MLRLTLAQMRRSLGRLTAAAVAIVLGTAFVAATLIAGDVMTRTAYDAVTATYGDADLVVRQDSSLTQEQVEAMRAADGVVAVDPMVVGWVQLALGGRSTTERLLVVPSDPRLASLEVSEGAVPAGPDEVALPVATLERLDAALGDTVRVDWTEWSDDEPEAQVAQVRVVGVVDDPAQAWARYGGAGLAPEASVLTWSGWSELEGAYATEAVVAAAPGAVETARAALVAAAAPDAQVVTRDEAAAASVESLADGTNVMVSVVLAFASIALLVAALVISNTFQVLVAQRTRTLALLRCVGARRAQLRASVLLEAGLLGLAASGLGVLVGIGLTAGALAVLARVDVGVPLPTTVSVTAVAVLVPLAVGTLVTVLAALVPARAATRVAPVAALRPSDAPAVGARSGRVRLVLSLLLSVGGAAGMLAAVALARLGAVDEMATLGLGILGGAASFVGVVLGAVFWVPKVVAGIGRLVQGSSPSARIAAANTVRNPRRTAATSTALLIGVTLVVMMSTGAASARSSLAQDLDQRYPVDVLLEGLDPESGRTDVIDPAVLRAVAAVDGVRDLVPVRQASVTAESTDGSTWDGVVFAIDPQDARRVVGNEPVLDALAADVVVLPDDAGVGGDVTVSGRDQSWELTGAGTTLRTAGAPTSVGWVGEAAMDRLAPDATETLAFVSLDAGANAGEVQQAVQDAVGDAAVSVVSPAAERAVYEQVINTMLAVVVGLLGVAVVIALVGVANTLSLSVIERRRESATLRAIGLSRRGLRWMLAVEGMLIAGVGALLGTALGLFYGWAGAATVFGTISDLTLAVPWLDLALVMVVALAAGLLASVLPGRSAARTPPVAALAVD, from the coding sequence ATGCTGCGGCTCACCCTCGCGCAGATGCGCCGGAGCCTGGGCCGGCTGACGGCGGCGGCCGTCGCGATCGTCCTGGGAACGGCGTTCGTCGCGGCGACCCTGATCGCCGGCGACGTCATGACACGGACGGCGTACGACGCGGTGACGGCGACGTACGGCGACGCGGACCTGGTGGTGCGGCAGGACTCGTCGCTCACGCAGGAGCAGGTCGAGGCGATGCGCGCGGCGGACGGCGTCGTCGCGGTCGACCCGATGGTCGTCGGCTGGGTCCAGCTCGCGCTCGGCGGTCGCAGCACCACCGAGCGGCTGCTGGTCGTGCCGAGCGACCCCCGCCTGGCGTCCCTCGAGGTCTCCGAGGGCGCCGTCCCGGCGGGGCCCGACGAGGTGGCCCTGCCGGTGGCGACCCTGGAGCGGCTCGACGCCGCCCTGGGCGACACGGTCCGGGTGGACTGGACCGAGTGGTCCGACGACGAGCCGGAGGCCCAGGTCGCGCAGGTGCGGGTCGTCGGCGTCGTCGACGACCCTGCGCAGGCCTGGGCACGGTACGGCGGCGCGGGCCTGGCTCCCGAGGCGTCGGTGCTGACGTGGAGCGGGTGGTCCGAGCTCGAGGGGGCCTACGCCACGGAGGCCGTCGTGGCCGCGGCACCCGGTGCCGTGGAGACCGCCCGGGCGGCGCTCGTGGCCGCGGCGGCGCCCGACGCGCAGGTGGTCACGCGGGACGAGGCGGCCGCGGCGAGCGTCGAGTCGCTCGCCGACGGGACGAACGTGATGGTCTCGGTGGTGCTGGCGTTCGCGTCGATCGCGCTGCTGGTCGCCGCGCTCGTCATCTCCAACACGTTCCAGGTGCTCGTCGCCCAGCGCACCCGGACGCTCGCGCTGCTGCGCTGCGTGGGGGCCCGGCGGGCGCAGCTGCGGGCGTCGGTGCTCCTGGAGGCCGGCCTGCTCGGGCTGGCGGCGTCCGGCCTCGGCGTCCTCGTCGGGATCGGTCTGACCGCCGGGGCGCTCGCCGTGCTGGCGCGCGTGGACGTCGGCGTGCCGCTGCCGACGACCGTCTCGGTGACCGCCGTGGCGGTGCTCGTGCCGCTGGCCGTCGGCACGCTCGTGACGGTCCTCGCCGCCCTCGTGCCGGCGCGGGCCGCGACGCGGGTGGCGCCCGTCGCCGCGCTGCGCCCGTCGGACGCCCCCGCGGTCGGTGCCCGCTCGGGCCGGGTCCGGCTGGTCCTCTCCCTGCTCCTGTCGGTCGGCGGCGCCGCGGGCATGCTCGCGGCCGTGGCGCTGGCCCGCCTCGGCGCCGTCGACGAGATGGCGACGCTGGGCCTGGGGATCCTCGGCGGCGCGGCGTCGTTCGTCGGCGTGGTCCTCGGGGCGGTGTTCTGGGTGCCGAAGGTCGTCGCCGGCATCGGCCGTCTCGTGCAGGGGTCGAGCCCGAGCGCCCGGATCGCCGCGGCGAACACGGTGCGCAACCCGCGGCGCACGGCCGCGACGAGCACGGCGCTGCTCATCGGCGTCACCCTCGTGGTGATGATGAGCACCGGTGCCGCGTCGGCCCGGTCCTCGCTCGCGCAGGACCTGGACCAGCGCTACCCGGTGGACGTGCTGCTCGAGGGCCTCGACCCGGAGTCCGGCCGCACGGACGTGATCGACCCGGCGGTGCTGCGGGCCGTGGCCGCCGTCGACGGGGTGCGCGACCTCGTGCCGGTCCGCCAGGCGTCGGTGACGGCCGAGAGCACGGACGGCAGCACGTGGGACGGCGTCGTCTTCGCGATCGACCCGCAGGACGCCCGTCGCGTCGTGGGCAACGAGCCGGTCCTGGACGCCCTGGCCGCCGACGTCGTCGTCCTCCCGGACGACGCCGGGGTCGGCGGCGACGTGACGGTCTCGGGCCGGGACCAGAGCTGGGAGCTCACGGGCGCGGGCACCACGCTGCGCACGGCGGGTGCGCCGACGTCCGTCGGCTGGGTCGGCGAGGCGGCCATGGACCGGCTGGCGCCCGACGCCACCGAGACCCTCGCGTTCGTCTCGCTCGACGCGGGGGCGAACGCCGGCGAGGTGCAGCAGGCCGTGCAGGACGCGGTCGGCGACGCCGCCGTCTCGGTGGTCAGCCCGGCCGCCGAGCGCGCCGTGTACGAGCAGGTCATCAACACGATGCTCGCCGTCGTCGTCGGCCTGCTGGGCGTCGCGGTGGTCATCGCACTCGTCGGGGTGGCGAACACGCTGTCGCTGTCGGTGATCGAGCGGCGCCGGGAGTCGGCGACGCTGCGGGCGATCGGGCTCTCGCGCCGCGGGCTGCGGTGGATGCTCGCCGTCGAGGGCATGCTCATCGCGGGCGTGGGGGCGCTGCTCGGCACCGCGCTCGGGCTGTTCTACGGGTGGGCCGGTGCCGCGACGGTGTTCGGCACGATCAGCGACCTCACGCTGGCCGTGCCGTGGCTCGACCTGGCGCTGGTCATGGTCGTGGCGCTCGCCGCGGGCCTGCTGGCGTCCGTCCTGCCGGGCCGCTCGGCCGCCCGCACCCCGCCGGTCGCCGCCCTCGCGGTCGACTGA
- a CDS encoding response regulator transcription factor: MTTEHHGRTLPPAHGAGPHLHDGPGLDDGPGVVHVGLVDDQQLVRAGFRMVIDSQPDLRVVVEAGDGAQAVRALDPVARAGGERVDVVLMDVRMPTMDGLTATEQIVARGTPAHPAPRVIVLTTFDLDEYVLAAIRAGASGFLLKDAPPEEMLAAIRTVHRGDAVIAPSSTRRLLEHLVTALPEDAPADADDPARRAVAALTDREREVLVLMARGRSNTEIGRDLFVAEATVKTHVGRILAKLGARDRVQAVVVAYETGLVRPGS, from the coding sequence ATGACCACCGAGCACCACGGCCGCACGCTGCCCCCCGCGCACGGCGCCGGACCGCACCTCCACGACGGGCCGGGCCTCGACGACGGGCCGGGTGTCGTGCACGTCGGGCTCGTCGACGACCAGCAGCTCGTGCGCGCCGGGTTCCGCATGGTCATCGACTCCCAGCCCGACCTGCGCGTCGTCGTCGAGGCCGGCGACGGCGCCCAGGCCGTCCGCGCCCTGGACCCCGTGGCCCGGGCCGGTGGCGAGCGCGTCGACGTGGTGCTCATGGACGTGCGCATGCCCACCATGGACGGGCTGACCGCGACCGAGCAGATCGTCGCCCGCGGCACCCCCGCGCACCCCGCCCCGCGCGTCATCGTGCTCACCACGTTCGACCTCGACGAGTACGTCCTCGCGGCGATCCGCGCCGGCGCCAGCGGGTTCCTGCTCAAGGACGCACCGCCCGAGGAGATGCTCGCCGCGATCCGCACCGTGCACCGCGGCGACGCCGTCATCGCCCCGTCGAGCACGCGGCGCCTGCTCGAGCACCTCGTCACCGCGCTGCCCGAGGACGCGCCCGCCGACGCCGACGACCCGGCCCGGCGCGCGGTCGCGGCGCTGACGGACCGCGAGCGCGAGGTCCTCGTGCTCATGGCCCGGGGCCGGTCCAACACGGAGATCGGCCGGGACCTGTTCGTCGCGGAGGCCACGGTCAAGACGCACGTGGGACGGATCCTGGCCAAGCTCGGGGCGCGGGACCGGGTGCAGGCGGTCGTCGTGGCCTACGAGACGGGTCTGGTCCGCCCGGGGTCGTAG
- a CDS encoding ATP-binding protein, translated as MRRRVLQATIAAVTVAVVLLGFPLAFLGAQLVRENEVGGLQTRADNLSRSVDFRLDQGIDLTDRMLETSIGGEDDIQALVIVTTAEGEIFRAGPTIEGRTVSVERLSSSTGATVMLYASWWDVFWVSAQVILLVVVAAVVAFAAGIAMAIWQANRLAAPLVYLAASAEQLGSGQVRPQLEPSGVEEIDLVAAELARSADRMAGRLAAERQFASDASHQLRTPLTALTMRLEEIMLASGEPEVREEARISLEQVERLVLVVDDLLTRSRRAQGGTTEALRLLEVVRQQEEEWGPTFQAAGRRLVVEVDGATQVLATPGALAQVLATLIENSLKHGDGTTTVRARSGGPSGAVVVEVGDEGAGVPDDLAPRIFEREVTSGAGTGLGLALARDLANADGGRLELAQRRPAVFALFLSGVPASLRPDVVLPRGAVVSVRRDRRR; from the coding sequence GTGCGTCGTCGCGTCCTGCAGGCGACGATCGCGGCGGTCACCGTCGCGGTCGTCCTCCTCGGCTTCCCCCTGGCCTTCCTCGGTGCGCAGCTCGTGCGCGAGAACGAGGTCGGCGGGCTGCAGACCCGTGCGGACAACCTCTCGCGCTCGGTCGACTTCCGCCTCGACCAGGGCATCGACCTGACCGACCGGATGCTCGAGACGAGCATCGGTGGCGAGGACGACATCCAGGCCCTCGTCATCGTCACGACCGCCGAGGGCGAGATCTTCCGCGCCGGGCCGACCATCGAGGGGCGCACGGTCTCGGTGGAGCGGCTGTCGTCCTCGACGGGGGCGACCGTCATGCTCTACGCGTCGTGGTGGGACGTCTTCTGGGTCTCCGCCCAGGTGATCCTCCTCGTCGTCGTCGCCGCCGTGGTCGCGTTCGCCGCCGGCATCGCCATGGCGATCTGGCAGGCCAACCGGCTCGCCGCGCCCCTGGTCTACCTCGCCGCGTCCGCGGAGCAGCTCGGCTCCGGGCAGGTGCGCCCGCAGCTCGAGCCGTCGGGGGTCGAGGAGATCGACCTCGTCGCCGCCGAGCTCGCGCGGTCCGCCGACCGGATGGCGGGCCGGCTCGCGGCCGAGCGGCAGTTCGCCTCCGACGCCTCCCACCAGCTCCGGACGCCCCTGACGGCGCTGACCATGCGACTGGAGGAGATCATGCTCGCGTCCGGGGAGCCCGAGGTCCGGGAGGAGGCGCGCATCTCCCTGGAGCAGGTCGAGCGGCTCGTGCTCGTCGTCGACGACCTGCTGACCCGGTCCCGGCGTGCGCAGGGCGGCACCACCGAGGCCCTCCGGCTGCTCGAGGTGGTCCGCCAGCAGGAGGAGGAGTGGGGGCCGACCTTCCAGGCCGCGGGCCGCCGTCTCGTCGTCGAGGTCGACGGCGCGACGCAGGTGCTCGCGACCCCCGGTGCGCTCGCCCAGGTGCTGGCCACGCTCATCGAGAACTCCCTCAAGCACGGTGACGGCACCACGACGGTCCGGGCCCGCAGCGGCGGGCCGTCGGGCGCCGTGGTCGTCGAGGTCGGCGACGAGGGCGCGGGCGTCCCGGACGACCTCGCGCCCCGGATCTTCGAGCGCGAGGTGACGTCCGGCGCGGGCACCGGCCTCGGTCTCGCGCTCGCCCGCGACCTGGCGAACGCCGACGGCGGTCGCCTCGAGCTCGCGCAGCGGCGGCCGGCGGTGTTCGCGCTCTTCCTGTCCGGTGTGCCCGCGTCGCTGCGACCGGACGTGGTGCTGCCGCGCGGTGCCGTGGTCTCGGTGCGCCGGGACCGGCGGCGCTGA